A genomic stretch from Mustelus asterias unplaced genomic scaffold, sMusAst1.hap1.1 HAP1_SCAFFOLD_1075, whole genome shotgun sequence includes:
- the LOC144487833 gene encoding uncharacterized protein LOC144487833, giving the protein MGKPWKCGDCGKGFRFPSVLETHRRSHTGEKPFTCSVCGKGFGDSSTLLTHQRVHTGERPFTCSNCGKGFNQSSNLLKHQRVHTGERLFTCSNCGKGFTQSSHLLTHQRVHTGEKPFTCSVCGKGFGDSSSLLRHKRVHTGERPFICSNCGKGFSRLSTLLTHQRVHTGERPFTCSSCGKGFTQLATLRAHQRVHTGEKPFTCSVCGKGFIRSSHLLRHQRVHTGERPFTCSECEKGFSDLSTLQTHQRVHTGERPFTCSDCGKGFTRSSTLLIHHRVHTGERPFTCSNCGKGFTQLCTLLSHQRVHTGEKPFTCCVCGKGFTQLSSLLKHKRVHNGEKPYTCSECGQGYSRSSGLLKHKHVHSGERPYKCGDCGKGFSYSFELKAHGRNHTGERQFTCPVCGKGFTQSSSLVTHQRIHTGERPFICSDCGKRFTHSYNLLNHRRVHTGERPFLCSDCGMGFTHSSNLLAHERVHTGEKPFTCPECEKGFTRLANLRKHQRSHTDEKPGFV; this is encoded by the exons ATGggaaaaccgtggaaatgtggggattgtggaaagggattcagattcCCGTCTGTGCTGGAAacacatcgacgcagtcacactggggagaaaccgttcacctgctccgtgtgtgggaaaggattcggagattcctccaccctgctgacacaccagagagttcacactggggagagaccattcacctgctccaattgtgggaaaggattcaatcagtCTTCCAacttgctgaaacaccagcgagttcacactggggagagactgttcacctgttccaattgtgggaagggattcactcagtcatcccatctgctgacgcaccaacgcgttcacactggagagaagccgttcacctgctccgtgtgtgggaaaggattcggagattcctccagcctgctgagacacaagagagttcacactggggagagaccgttcatctgctccaattgtgggaagggattctctcggttatccaccctgctgacacaccagagagttcacactggagagagaccattcacctgctccagttgtgggaagggattcacccagctAGCCACCCTGCgggcacatcagcgagttcacactggggagaagccattcacctgctctgtgtgtggaaaggggttcattcggtcatcccacctgctgagacaccagcgagttcacactggggagaggccatttacctgctcagagtgtgagaagggattcagtgatttatctaccctgcagacacaccaacgagttcacactggagagagaccatttacctgttctgattgtgggaagggattcactcggtcatccacgcTGCTGAtacaccatcgagttcacactggggagagaccattcacctgctctaactgcgggaagggattcactcagttatgcaCCCTGctctcacaccagcgagttcacactggagagaagccatttacctgctgtgtgtgtgggaagggattcactcagttatccagcttgCTGAAACACAAACGAGTTCataa tggggagaaaccgtacacgtGCTCTGAGTGTGGACAAGGCTACAGCCGATCATCTGGCCTGTTGAAACACAAGCACGTTCACTCTGGAGAAAGACCCtataaatgtggggattgtgggaagggattcagttactcATTTGAACTGAAAGCTCATGGGCGAAACCACACTGGGGAGCGACAGTTCACCTgtcccgtgtgtgggaagggattcactcagtcatccagtctggtgacacatcagcgaattcacaccggggagaggccattcatctgctctgactgtggaaagcgATTCACTCATTCATACAACCTGCTGAACCACCGGAGAGTTCATACCGGAGAGAGGCCTTTCCTCTGCTCTGACTGCGGgatgggattcactcactcatcgaACCTGCTGGCacatgagcgagttcacactggggagaagccattcacctgcccagagtgtgagaaaggattcactcggttagccaacctgcggaaacaccagcgcAGTCATACTGATGAGAAACCTGGTTTTGTTTAG